Part of the Triticum urartu cultivar G1812 chromosome 2, Tu2.1, whole genome shotgun sequence genome, ACTTCTCAGTTTTTTGTCGATACTTGTTAAACATAGGTTTATCAAGATACCGGTGAGGGGAGGAAGGTGTGCACCTACTACCATTTGGTCTCTGTTCCTGCCATTCTCCTAATTGACCCCATCACTGGACAAAAAATGCGTGGTTGGAGTGGAATGGTTTACCCGGACAGTTTGCTGGAGGTATTTTCGCAGCCCTGTCTTTCATCTCACGTTGCTCTGCAGTGGTAGACTGGCAGTAGCCTCGACAATGCGGATGCTCAAATACTAGGTAGATATACTGTTAGGACATGAGCATTCCTTACTATTTTCTGCATGTTCACTGTACACAGGATTTGATGCCTTACCTGGAGAAAGGTCCAAAGGAGCACCATGCTGCTCAACCTCAAAAACGCCCAAGAAAAGTTGACCAGGAAACCTCTATGGATAGGCAAGGTATTATTTATGTGGATTTAGTTAGTTCTGTACTGGCAGTGTTGACTATATTATCCAGAAAGTCATATTTTTTGTAACATCCTGCTTCCGCTGTGTTCACTCTTCACATTTTCTGGATCCACATTATTGGTTTCTATATTTGAAGTGCTAACTTTCGGTGGaaatagaaaaaaaaacaaaGTTGGATAGTATTTGCATGGCATAACCCATCTGTTAGATACATGGCTTCCGAAATACCATACTTTCAAATCTTTTGGAGAGATGTCCAATTCTTAAAAGCTAGCACACTGGACATGCGAGGTGCCCTCTAGCTCTTGGTGTGGTGTTTTTTTTGTTGTACCGTTGATGCTTTCACCAAATGAGCTGGTCTTTGTTTCCTCACCTTTGTATCATCCAGCCTCCCATGGGGGATTCTTTTAATTTAATTTCCTAAATTAAAAGACACTGCTAGATTGATGGTGCAGTAATATGTTTTTGAGTCTTGGGTTGTCAGGTATTATTCTAAGAAAAGTTTTTTAGATGTCAACAATGATACCTCTCTTGTTTGGAATTGGAAGATTGATGTCAAGTAGGGTGTGCTTTGTTTGTGACTGCTGTTTGGATATATCGATTGTTGTTTCCGGTCAGCACTGACCCAGATTAGTTTCTAAGAGCGAGATGTGTAACAAATATTAGGTAGCATCAACACATAGGGCCATAACACAATCAAATGGACGAATCTCTGCAGTTGTTATGATTGTTGATGTACATACTTATATCACAGGAAACAAATTCTTGTAATCATATTGAGTGGATCTTGATTCTTTTTTGAAACAAACGAGTTGTTATTTATGTCAGGCACAGCTAGTGTGCCTCTTTCCTTTTTAATTTTTTTATCCTTTCTGTAAGCATCTGGATGCCTGCAGTACTCATGTTACCTTGCCATTTTGCGGTTACCTCATGACGTTTCTCTTTTCAGGTAAAACAGCTGTAGAGAGTGAAGATGAAGAACTAGCACGGGCGGTGGCGGCTTCCTTGGAGGAGAACAAAGGAGCCGGGGGATCAGATGGCGCTGATGAGAAGTCTAATCCCGTGGAAGAGACGGAGCCCAGCTTGAGCGTGAAGATGGAGTATCCCCCACTCCCCGAAGAGCCGAAAGTGAGCAGGGACCTTCTCTGCAGGGTCGCGGTCCGGCTGCCCGACGGTCAGAGGATTCAGAGGAATTTCCTCCACACAGATCCTATCAAGGTAACGCATCTGAAACAATTTTCCTCAAATCTTAATGTCAAAGTCTGTTTTCGTTCCTAGTCTGATGATGAATGATTTCCCCTCCCTGTGTGTGCAGCTGCTGTGGTCGTTCTGCTCCTCTCGGGTGGAGGACGGGGAGAAGCGGGCCTtccacttcgggcagcccatcCCGGGCGCGGCCATCAACAAGCTGCAGTACTCGAGCGAGCAGACCTTCAAGGAGGCCGGGGTGGCCAACTCGATGATCAACCTCTTGTGGGACTAGGCCCATGTTAAGAAGACCCCATCACCTTGCAAATCGTGATATTCCTTGGTGGGCTTCCTATGTTTAGTTCCTTTTCGCGAGGATTTTAATTTAACTCATCGCCTTTTTTTCACTCCCGGTGGTCGTAGACTTGGTTGGTAGGCTTGGAGCTCAAGTGTGAAAAATGTTTCTTTGTCGTCGTGTCGTGTCGGTCATGTTTTGTTTATAGACCCCCTCCCACCCTGTAGTAGGACTTGGTTCGACTTGATGCACATATTATTCATAGCGACCGGTGCTGGTACTGAGTGCTAGTGGTTTTTACTGATGGATCTTCATATGCTGGAACGGAGTGTAGAAAAAGGCGGAAATGCGTGCGTTGCATCTGATGCTGCCTTTCTCGGAGCCAAAACTAACCCGGACGTGACTGGAAAAAAGAACTAGTGATGATGATGGGATGGATCGGACATGCTTTGCCCCCGTCAATTATCGATGCCACCACGGCGGTTAATGGCGGAGGCGGTACCGTAGTCGGATCCGACGCGTGCCCGCCTGTCCACGGACCGTGTCGCTCACATGTGGTGGCCTAGCTGATTGGAGAACGGTGGTGTTTTGACCGTGCAGCGCTTTGACCGGCAgcagtgtgtgtgtgggggggggggggggggggggggggtggggggttgGGGCTTATGATTTGCATGCTCTGCGCTCCTGATGCGCTCTGCCTGACGGGCCTGCTACTGCATTGGCCGGTGTCGCCCTGCCACTCACTCTCTTGCAACCCCCACCCGCTCCCGCTCTGCCACGCGAATTATTGCAGCTGTGGCTTCTGTCCCTCTCTCTCGAGCTCAGccgagagagggagagagatcgggtTGCTTTGGGCCGGCCGCATTTATACAGGCTCGCGGCATCGACCGGTCCATCTCCGACCGACGCGCCACTAGCTTGCTAGCCGTCCATAACTCGTCCGTAGAGGAGAGGATAGGAGATCCCTGGCACTTGCTACAAAGTTGACAAGCTCAACTCCATCTCTTCCTCATTCTCATCCTGAGATGAGATTTTTCTTTTTGAAACACTCTCATCCTGAGATGAGGTAAACAGGGCGGCTCTGCTGCATCCAGCGTGCATGCAGCCGGCTGGGCTAGCCATGCATGCATGTAGGGACCCGGGCCATGGGCTTGCGTCAATCCATCCAACCATCCATCGACGAGCCACCCACCACTGTTACGGACCTCATTCAACGTACTGCCGCCACTGTTACGCCTGCGCTTTGGAAGCATGACGCGCTGTTTCGGCCCTTGTCCGATCCACCTAGTGTGCTAGTGCCATCCGGCGAGCCTGAGCATGAACAAACGGAAACGGACTCCTCCCCTGCCGCTGCCAGCAACTGCAAAGGTGGTGGCATAGTGCGTGCGTGGAGAGTCGTGCCCCGCCCGGTTTTACAGCCTTGCATGCGCCGGCCGGATCCACTGCGTGCCTTTTCCCGACGGTGCGGTGAGTGGagctctccctccctccctcgctAGCATCCAATGCCAGGCTCACTTGTACTCGCACGTGTAGGGCCTatcgacacacacacacatagccTCCCTCTAGCTAGCCTCTAGGCACCGCACCAGATGTACGTTGCCTGCGCTGTGTGGCATACGAGGctaaatttcgtgttttgacTCTTTTAAAGAAGTTGTCCCAGATCTGACACTATTTTGTAAAAATTTCGGAATCTGACATTTTTTCTACCGTTAGGGGGCATGGAAATAGGGTATAGCAGCCTACCACCAAAGGATATGGCGGTAAGAAACTTGACCACGTCAGTGCAACGCATCCCTACCGCCACAGAGGATGACGGTAGCATGTGCAACCCTACTGTCAAGGTACCCGACGGTAGGTGCACACACGCACTGTGTTTGAAATATAGAATTATTTTGCGGTAGGGCGTGTAGGAAAAGGGTTAGATCTCAAAAAAAATTGCAAACGAGGGTTAGACCTCGAACAACTTCTTCGAAAaggtcaaaacacgaaattttGCCGGCATACGATACGATGGCA contains:
- the LOC125540254 gene encoding plant UBX domain-containing protein 7, yielding MAGAPPTPAEKDALVSSFLEIAAGQTPHTATQFLQMTSWHLEEALQLFYIDGEAALAGAHPPAQSAAEAALAAAAAAAEVEEGFRFHPPPAAALEDGMLQGLGDEDDVRAPLPVRRETLYGDTPMIVTRPNATVAFRNFEEEARQSAWDSEQNATSSSRDNLASLYRPPFDLMFNGPFDKAKLEASSLDKWLLINLQSTEEFSSHMLNRDTWANEAVAQTIRSNFIFWQVYQDTGEGRKVCTYYHLVSVPAILLIDPITGQKMRGWSGMVYPDSLLEDLMPYLEKGPKEHHAAQPQKRPRKVDQETSMDRQGKTAVESEDEELARAVAASLEENKGAGGSDGADEKSNPVEETEPSLSVKMEYPPLPEEPKVSRDLLCRVAVRLPDGQRIQRNFLHTDPIKLLWSFCSSRVEDGEKRAFHFGQPIPGAAINKLQYSSEQTFKEAGVANSMINLLWD